From the genome of Kaistella daneshvariae, one region includes:
- a CDS encoding OmpA family protein — MALNIIDLIKGQLGPSLISQASTQYGESESGISKAISALLPAVVGGMANNANRPEVIDGIRGASSSDLLGNLLGSTTGNSTISNILTAIFGDKMSGVVNSVSSYSGVNNTTSSSLLNMVVAAAVGTISKYAADNNLGENGITNLLQDQKGIVSSLLPAGLSLASLGIGDAYNTTDSERVTAATATAATTATTSTYDQPKVDVTRAGETHVTTEPTTTDDGGSIWKWLLPLLLLLLAGWFLWKQCDKEPDQTTTTTTDSTYVDSDTAMTTTTMNDSSMVGTTGTMSDIDLNGKKLRGYENGMEASMITFLKSDGYKNAADDAALKDKWYSFDNVNFKMGSATELEPGSEGQIQNLADILKAYPDAKIKIGGYTDNTGDAAANKKLSQQRADFIKSELTKLGVGAQITGAEGYGSEFATVAADASDAERAVDRKMAVRFTK; from the coding sequence ATGGCACTCAACATTATTGATCTCATTAAGGGACAACTTGGTCCGTCGCTTATTTCGCAAGCTTCCACGCAATATGGTGAAAGTGAATCAGGAATTTCAAAAGCAATTAGCGCATTACTTCCGGCCGTAGTTGGCGGTATGGCGAATAACGCGAACAGACCCGAAGTGATTGACGGAATCAGAGGTGCATCTTCCAGCGACCTGCTTGGAAATCTTCTGGGAAGCACAACAGGTAATTCTACCATTTCCAATATTTTAACCGCTATTTTTGGTGATAAAATGTCGGGTGTGGTAAATTCCGTTTCCAGCTATTCCGGCGTAAATAACACCACCTCCAGTTCGCTCTTGAATATGGTGGTCGCCGCGGCAGTTGGCACCATCAGCAAATATGCGGCGGATAATAATTTGGGTGAAAACGGCATTACCAACTTGCTTCAGGATCAAAAAGGTATTGTTTCTTCACTACTACCGGCTGGTTTATCTTTAGCTTCACTGGGAATCGGTGATGCTTACAATACTACTGATTCAGAAAGAGTTACAGCAGCAACTGCTACGGCGGCCACCACGGCGACAACCTCGACTTATGATCAACCCAAAGTTGATGTAACTAGAGCAGGTGAAACACACGTTACCACCGAGCCAACGACCACAGATGACGGCGGATCAATCTGGAAATGGCTTTTACCACTTTTACTGCTTCTTCTTGCTGGTTGGTTCCTTTGGAAACAATGTGATAAAGAACCGGATCAAACAACGACCACAACCACAGATTCTACCTACGTTGATTCCGATACCGCAATGACAACCACTACGATGAACGACTCCTCCATGGTTGGAACCACCGGAACAATGTCTGATATAGACTTGAATGGTAAAAAATTAAGAGGTTATGAAAACGGTATGGAAGCTTCAATGATTACCTTCCTTAAATCTGATGGCTACAAAAATGCCGCAGACGATGCCGCTTTAAAAGATAAATGGTACAGCTTCGATAACGTGAATTTTAAAATGGGTTCTGCAACCGAACTGGAACCAGGTTCAGAAGGTCAAATTCAAAACTTAGCTGATATTCTAAAAGCTTATCCCGACGCTAAAATTAAAATTGGTGGCTACACTGACAATACAGGCGATGCTGCTGCAAATAAAAAATTGTCTCAACAACGTGCAGATTTTATCAAATCTGAATTAACCAAACTTGGTGTGGGTGCTCAAATCACAGGTGCTGAAGGTTACGGTAGTGAATTTGCAACTGTTGCTGCTGATGCTTCTGATGCTGAAAGAGCTGTTGACAGAAAAATGGCCGTTCGTTTTACCAAGTAA